The Nicotiana tomentosiformis chromosome 2, ASM39032v3, whole genome shotgun sequence genome includes the window AAAATgtagagttgactttattcagcCAGAGAGATCTACCATTCTGATTTTACTGTGTGACACATTGCCTACTCTGTGGTTAATAATTCCAAGGTTTTAAATCATATAATTCAACTCAGATTTTGGAGGCGCCTGAGTATCAATCATCTATGTTAGCTTCAAGTTAGTTAGAGTCGGCTATATAGATTTTCTGTAGCCAATTTGAAATTTTCTAATGTTTCAAAGGGTGTAAATCATACAGATGTCAACCTCAGCTGTGAGACACAAACAATAGggtaaaaaaaaggaaagaagaaagtGGATTGTATTTATACTTGGGAGATATGTTTTTAATTAATGAGATAGtttgataaatatatttattttttgtaaGGATATTTTCTTTGAAACTATTAATTTTCTGCTTCTGAAGTTTGCAGCTCTTTTTCCACAAGcagaaaaattatttttactgttgttcaaaagcactttttGTTTTTGATCAAGTACTTCAAATCTTAACAAAAGTATTCTTTTAAGAGTGTTTGGAAATTACCATGTAATTACTAGGATGTGTAATTATTACCTTAATAATTACACTGAATAGTAATTACAAAGTCATGTTTGTTTGTCAAAGCCCAATTACAATGTAATTACTTGTGTCTTGTTTGATTGCATGAGTGTAATTagagtaaaatatttttttatttaaaataaaagttAATTCTTTCTCCAGATGAACATATAAGAAAATTTAACATGTAAcaaatatatgcatatataattataaattagTAACTAGTATTGTGAAGAATAATCGGTATCTTTTATATAAATATTACTATTTTAACATGAATAAATTAAAAACCCAATAAAAATCGAATATTTTACCAACTATATGTATGAATATAATATGTAATTCATGACGTGTTGcactttttaaattaaaaaaatacataaatatgaatttataattactttttcataataaaaatttattctaattaatacagtagaaaatgaaatattttttaaaaaaagtacaaACACTACTTATCAATCTAGCTACAACATAATTTATACAGAAACTTGTTATTATAAAGCTAATAAAATTTCAAATTATCAATAATCATCAATCAAAATTTTTCtgattaaataattatttcaacaacataaaaaataatgGAAATAACAGTATAGCAGGCCATTGAGTTCATTAACTATGATCAAGATCGACATCAACCTACAAAGTACTCCAATTAGTATTAGTGTAATACGATTACAGCAATAAAAGAAGAGATTTAAAACTGAAGAAGAAAAATGTCAGGAATTATAAAGTTAGAATACCATAATCTATAATGGAGTAAGAATACGGCATCACGTTGAAACAGAAATTTGAGAAGATGACAGAAACGGAAGGGGTCTTAATAGATacatatttgaaaagaaaaaaaaagaatataaaaGTCATTTGGTAATTACATAGTGTAATTACCACCAACTCCCACCTCCCTTGAAAATTGAAGAGTGTAATTACACCCTCTCAATTACACCTAATTCCACACTAACTAAGTAATTATTGGGCCAAACAAACAAGCCAAACTGTGTGATTATACCAAATTACACCCACATCTAATTACATGATAGCTTTATGATATATAAGAGCGTTGAGCAAAACATTTTTTGTTATAACGCACTTGTATGGGCCAAAATCTGCCATAAGGGTAGATTTGGTCTAATACGACATTAAGGAAAGAGTCGGTCGAGGTCGACCAGAAGGCAGCAAAACTCATGGCCGAGGTGTCGACCATGGTCGAGGTCAAGCACTGCGTAAAGGACAATAACGACTAGTTTTCAGAAGAAGATATTAGAGAGAATATTCTTATGAATATTCCCTACATTTGTACTATTATAGTTTATTAGGGATATGTGTTGAATATAtaagggaaaagaaaaagaaagaaagacatgtaatatttttttgataagaacacttttgagaagaaGATTCTCTCTCTCATAAAAATACGAAGATTACCTTTTGATAAagattcttgctcatattattccgAACCTTTTCCACCAGATCTGAGGGTCGTTCACACAAACCTTGGACctttctgtcactcatcattgtcaggagaaaTATTCGTTCAATCcatccattattgggtgaatcattctacttatttacttaaatgtcatttctTGCCATTTATTATTAGATATATCTCCATTAATGTTCATACTTTAGaagtattttgcacttattgttaTCACTCATTTACGGGATCTGTCTCCATCTCCCGCACGTTTTCGAGATAACACCTACGAAAGCTCAGaagacctggcccgagtcagtcgcAGCAGCTACCCCCTCCGAGGGGTTTTTTGGAGTGTAGCGACAcctgccatatggtgagggattgtcccATACTTAGGAAggttgcacctccatagacttctcatccaccacgtgctccaccgggtcctcaggtcatgattccagcaccagctaccgcgcCACCTGCTCACTCAGCTCGACATGGACGTCGGGGAGggcgaggtcgccctagagggggaggccaggccaggtattatgctcttccggcttgtacagaggtagttgcttctgactctatcattacaggtattgttccagtctgtcatagagtttcgtcggtattatttgacccaggctctacgtattcatatatgtcctcttatttttccccacatttgggcgtatcttgggattctttgagttcccctgtttatgtgtctacttctatgggagattctcttattgtggaccacgtgtatcggtcgtgtttgattgatcttaatggttttgagaccagggccgatttattattgctcagtatggtagactttgatgttattttgggcatggactggttgtcgccccattatgctattattgattgtcactctaagaccgtgactctggctatgccaggtttaccacgattagagtggagaggtaccttagcgTATACTCTcggcagagttatttcatttcttaaagctcaacgaatggttgagaaggggtgtgacgcgtatctagcttatgtgagagatgtcagtattgatacccctacaattgagTCAGTTCCACTAGTGAAGGACTTTCCATATGTCTTTCCAGCtgaatctttcgggcatgccgcccgacggagatattgattttggcattgatttgttgtcgggcactcagctcatctctattcctccatatcgtatggctcctcctgaattaaaggagttgaaggagcagttataggagttgcttgataagggcttcattcggcccagtgtgtcaccttggggtgctccgatcttatttgtaaagaagaaggatggttctatacgtatgtgtattgattatcgccagctgaacaaagttacaatgaagaacaggtatccattgcctcgtattgatgacttatttgatcagttacagggtgccagggtgttttccaagattgacttacgttcaggctatcaccagttgaagattcgagagccagatatcccgaagactaccttcaggacccgatacggtcactatgagtttcttgttatgtcttttgggcttaccaatgccccacagcctttatgcatttgatgcacagtatgttccgaccttatcttgactccttccTCATTGCCCACGTGTATCGGTAGTGCCCACGTGAGGAGCAGGGGCCCTCGGCCTTCTCGAAGATCCTCGggctgaaaaataaaaataaattaggaGACTGTCACTTCCTGTACAAAACCAGAATGAGCAGGAGACCATGATGTCAAGATGATATAGACAAAAGATAATAATTATATATGTAGAAATAAATACATACTATAAACGAACTCACCGGTCACGGAAGGCGCAAGCCCGAATCTCTTGATAAAGCCCGTCCATTCACGAATTCCCACTGTGTGAGGCAAGACCTAGCTAACCCAGTCATGAATGTCCCCGACCAGGGAGGGGGAAGTCTCGGCTGCACGAAGAAGGGACGGAATGTCAGATTACGACTAAAACAGGCAAAAATATTTTGCAAGAAGATACTTTCGTGCATAATTCCAAGCCTCAGGGAATCCGCTCGCGTTGACCACCACGTCCTTAGTCTTGACGAAGAAGTAGTTGAGCCAGAACTGGCGATTCGCCTTATCGTCCATCTTCATCACCAAATATTTACTTCCTCGGTGGCGGAGGTGCAACATCGTCCCCTGTAGAAGCTAGGGGCGGAGAGATGCATCATGTGGCGAAGTGAGACCCCACGGCCAGCCAACTTCATATATTTCGTCAACATACGGATAAGCTTGTAGATGTAGGGGGAGAGTTGGGCTGGGCAAATGCCGTAGTAAGGGAAAAATTCCTCCGCATAGAACGGATACACATAGAACGCGTAATATATCGGATGGTGTATCTGTACCACATCGTGCCCTACTGGAATCAGATCGATATGAGCAGGAATTTTGAACCTTGCCTTAAGCTCAGCGAGATCGACCTCGTTCATCACTGACTCCGAAGCCTCAGGATCGTCTTCAGGTAACTTCAAAAAGTCGGATCTAGCCTTTTCACTGCGAGGGATTATTTCCTCCACCATAGGAAATTTCTcgtcttcaagagaaatagaaacACCGTCGCCGTGAGGAGGCATGTGCACCGCCAAAGGGGTAGGATTAATTGCCATGCCGGAACTAGAGGGTGTGTTAGCCATATTCTTGAGAGAAGATGTTTTAAACGTAGAAAGGTTAAAAGCAATTGAAATCACTGGAATCAGGGGAGTGGATACGCAATGACAAAGTAAAAAGGAGACAAGGATTCAATAgggagaatgaagaaggagacACATGGATTCAATATCAAGAGAATGCAAAACAAACACAAATGGCCCCAGGTCCTTATTTATAAGAGTTCAAGCATTAATATCGAGAAATCAGGCCATCATTACCCAGCACAGGTATCTAAATGGTAGAGGCGCGGGAAACGACGCAAAGCATCGGGAAACTGCGTCACAGtgacgcatgatgtcatgacATCATCCTTGAAACAATGCGGCCCCAAAGGTTGCGGCTCACGAAAGGTCATGTCGCCACCTCATCTGAAGCGCCACTATCCGACTTGCTCGCCTAATTTTGTCAACGACGATAAACAAAGTCCACTTATTAAGGCCGTCTGACCTCGGCCTCAATAAGCGgatggactaactgtatgggccaAAATCTGCCCTAAGGGTAGATTTGGTCTAATACGACATTACGAAAAGAGTCGGTCGAGGTCGACCAGAAGGCAGCAAAACTCGTGGTCGAGGTGTCGACCATGGTCGAGGTCAAGCACTGCGTAAAGGACATTAACGACTAGTTTTAAGAATAATATATTAGAGAGAATATTCTTATGAATATTCCCTACATTTGTACTATtagggaaaagaaaaagaaagaaagacatgtaatttttttttgataagaacacttttgaaaAGAAGATTTTCTCTCTGTGATAAATATACAAAGATTACCTTTTGATAAagattcttgctcatattattcccAACCTTTTCTACCAGATCCGAGGGTCGTTCACACGAACCTTGGACCTTTTTGTCACTCATCACTGTCAGgagaaatatttgtcaaatccatcattctccttatttacttaaatgctatttgttgccatttattgttaGATATATCTTCATTAATGTTCATACATTAGaagtattttgcacttattgttaTCACTCATTTACGAAATCTGTCTCCATCTCCCGCACATTTTCGAGATTAGCATCTAGAGTTATTATTCTCAACTAGATTTAACCCATTATCACATAAATTTGATAGTTCAATAGGAAATcacactttttggtcaaacagtaCTAATAAATGGATATTATAAGAAGAAAAATTAGGCGAGTCCATTCAATTGTTTCATGAAATTTTTTAATAGGGATAAGACTAATACTGTTACCTATAATACTATCTTGCATGGTCTATTTAAAGTTGGaagatgcaaaaaaaaaaaaaaaattacgctGAGATGCTATAAGCGGTGCCCATACCTAATTTGTACACTCGTTTCTATTTATTGAAGGCTTATTTTAAGTATGGACTTGTTGAAGAAGCTGTGTCACTCTTTAATAAGTTGGAAAGAAAGAGAGAAGACACAGGTATTGAATTTTATAATATTGTCATTAATGGATTATGCAGAAAttgttgtttacccgaaaaatcggataacgttaatttatgtatggttctaagggtacgtAATATCCTTTGATACAAAAATAACAATGCAAGTATTTTGACTGTGAGGATAGAAAATGATGAACAGAGAAATTGAATAAGATCCTATAAAATAAGCACAAAGAGATGTCTTTTTGTATGAGAGAAGATCTGTCTATTGCAATCCTGTGCCTTTTTCTATAGCTTACAAGGATCctcccttttataatagagggtcatttctttatttataacaaaataataaaataatacatgtagtggaggacccatgatgatttgtctcttctttgatttctgccaagattctcccCCATAGTGTGGTTGCAACAGCTCTTGTCTACGAGCTCGAttctggctcgagctcggtattagaTCGAGCCCCcgatcttggttcgagctcgattctgccttGGAGGATCGATATTCGGGGTGAGCATTGGTCGGTCTAGGCATCTTCGATAATCTGCGCCTTGcttcgtagttcgatttggatacgagctcgataatgataccgggCTTGTCATTGgtcggtcttatagctcgaagctcgatgcccttacttcggacctcgatcgagcttgtcatgcagataccctttgatcgaaACATCATCATCTCGACCAGTCCATACGACTGAGTCaaccgattttgaccgtacacagatagtccccttgtttctcgaaaaaggatgtggcgagaaacgatatgatttctcaacagctcgatcagatatatgcTGACGTTTACATCGGTCTtgaccatgacgtatgtgataactGTTCCATCAGCTCggttttaccgaggcatttaatgggtgtcagacggtggtcggccaccgcaaTATTGAATCGTCATTGCtccaatctataaatagcctttccttCCACCATTCATCACTTTTACGTCTTCAATCCTCCAAATTCTCTTTATTTTTCCTCTCTATTTCGTTGCTTTAGAGCCATCCACACCAGAGTTTTTGGTACCATcaattttttacttttctttgcaTTCCTTCTTCTCGTATCTATGGAGAAAACTTCgaaaaccgtacctcagaaggagaaagcttcttttTCACGGCCGTCCGGCGATAAGACGCCAGTGGAGCCGTCCATTCACAATTATGTTCCCGGCCCGTGcactctgaagatcgattttaaggtagagaatccttcatccgttccgggtcgatgtgagcatgtgtcgacgtatatgtgctctataacggaggatcacctcgaggccgtcagaaAAGACTGTAACTGGTGTCCCGAggtcgtgttgcaaattccatcccccgATGAGAGCGTAATCACTCAtgtggagggttttttaagtgtttacacttatcccttcacgttgggacctgtcgacccggtgattattgatttctgcaaaaggtaccaagtcaccctcggtcaaattcatccctcttttTGGCGTATAGTGATCTCACTTCGCTTCTTTTCTATCAAAGCCGGGGGGCTGTATTTTTCTTTGAAttacctcatacgattgtatcagcctcaaatctttcgaggaataatcagacttcatcgtcgggcatcgaaggctttgatgtcgagcattgatgaagacaaggatcagggttggatgggtcgttacatttgagtgaggacccgtgaccttattccagaagagaagatgccgtttcccgaagaatggaatttcgaccgtaagtgattctTGTTTGCTTTTCGTGTCTTTTCCCGATTTTTTTTATGTCTTTCCCTGATattcagctgccccttggatgccacaagctgtacctgacctcgaggattgggttcgaaagttagctTCGACTTCCTCTTACGCCGAatgcgcttggcgtgatttggctaaaggtagatgggaggccaagaaccatggtaaggtTTTGCTTCTTGTTTCTTACGAAGTATTCTTTGTGTTCTATTTGTTACCGATTTTCTCTCATGTAggcgtaaccaaggatgccgctttgaggccttcgagcggtgaagaaaggaccaagtccccggtcccgcaaccggggaaagataagaagcgaaaagcttcCTCTAGGttagaggaccccaagcccaaaactcagagggtgaggagaaaagcaattgccctttcgattgactcggtccaacgactgagagaagaagaagaagaagaggaagacgaAGATAACGCCTTGGCTTTGGTGATCCGATATGCAAAAGCTATTGAGGTTGCTAGAGCTCCCAAGCCAATGGCGGCTGTGCCAGTCAGGGTCGGTCTTGAAGTCCCGAGTCTTGATCGGAGCAAcccgagtgatttgctcggggctatgATGATGGGTCACTCGCCTTCTCTTCCAACTTTTTCtaaggaggcgttaaaggaagctcgagaattaaAGACGCCTGATAttggcggaggctctagtgtaggagACCCTTTTAGGGAtttctttactggagtcgatgatgcttccaatatcggtgacgcttctcttctacTAGAGGAGGCCGAatgtttcattactcgggtaatcgATTCTTCTACACTTGGTTCCTTTGTTTTTTTCC containing:
- the LOC138906242 gene encoding uncharacterized protein, whose protein sequence is MEKTSKTVPQKEKASFSRPSGDKTPVEPSIHNYVPGPCTLKIDFKVENPSSVPGRCEHVSTYMCSITEDHLEAVRKDSAPWMPQAVPDLEDWVRKLASTSSYAECAWRDLAKGVTKDAALRPSSGEERTKSPVPQPGKDKKRKASSRLEDPKPKTQRVRRKAIALSIDSVQRLREEEEEEEDEDNALALVIRYAKAIEVARAPKPMAAVPVRVGLEVPSLDRSNPSDLLGAMMMGHSPSLPTFSKEALKEARELKTPDIGGGSSVGDPFRDFFTGVDDASNIGDASLLLEEAECFITRAINRFRVDLSQCEAKLWKVSGERDALRLLCSQKDEAIKELQVDLAKVREERVELDKQIGLLREEVDQIKAECNWWKETLDRLAAEKETIVTKLLSADVQLRSVKQKGSAQAKKIEELEIRLAEAKAEVESSKVLANKSIAVSRRETLKEIHAWGFDLTEEIKRAKELEAEAEALASDDDDDDDGGSKSGSEDGEELDSGANAP